The following coding sequences lie in one Arabidopsis thaliana chromosome 3, partial sequence genomic window:
- a CDS encoding Tudor/PWWP/MBT superfamily protein, producing the protein MGSSDERNCKAIDASVGGLVWVRRRNGAWWPGRIMAHHEVPDGTIVSPKSGTPIKLLGRDDASVDWYNLEKSKRVKAFRCGEYDACIATAKATASTTGKKAVKYARREDAIAHALEIENAHLAKDHPPCIEKASTSGEVSRKGIEDSGDVAETEVALQSTMSLKKTKNGKASKVQPLSEKRRRTPNDSEDDGTQTNKRMRGLEDIGMGTGSKGKVQVGALLEDTQENGFKSDTNNINDSVSNGSLSNGSSRDCSPSMKRKRSPVVIANDYSKRKNRRRTLTKVLESTATVSIPGTCDKLVNSDCLSLPGVSESDNNSDSNEVFSENVSENIVEVINDKGKESEVSNISVLAKDDSSNGLFDVPLNGDEKYPSGISTVPFTSSSPRKALVSGPTRRFGQSSHDDVVKSEGSNGSPSTSPAATLFNGIKKSTSKWQLKGKRNSRQMSKKQVERRNAYAEEANNNALPHWSVSDQKPRSLFSVGTQAMGRNSELYDVKIEVKANYKPRNVPLISLRSKLNGEAIVGHPSVVEVLEDGSCGHIVSSHRIDDAKPKPSSKKKSKKKKPHFPPQASKSKKSSSLAIKTRCLSALSGQKLTLSSKKKVMIESTKERIVACIPLKVVFSRINEAVKGSARQVHRSLPSAD; encoded by the exons ATGGGTAGTAGTGATGAGCGAAACTGTAAGGCGATTGATGCGTCGGTAGGAGGTTTGGTTTGGGTCCGACGTCGTAACGGGGCTTGGTGGCCGGGTCGGATTATGGCTCATCACGAGGTTCCTGACGGTACTATTGTTTCTCCTAAATCTGGTACTCCTATTAAGCTTCTAGGTCGTGACGATGCTAGCGT GGATTGGTATAATCTTGAAAAGTCCAAGAGAGTGAAGGCGTTTCGTTGTGGGGAGTATGATGCTTGTATTGCGACGGCAAAGGCTACTGCATCGACTACTGGTAAGAAGGCTGTCAAGTATGCCCGTAGAGAAGATGCTATTGCTCATGCTCTTGAGATTGAGAATGCACACCTTGCCAAAGATCACCCTCCGTGTATTGAGAAGGCTAGTACATCTGGTGAAGTTTCCAGAAAGGGTATTGAGGACTCGGGTGATGTGGCAGAGACTGAAGTTGCATTGCAATCTACTATGTCTTTGAAAAAAACCAAGAACGGCAAAGCTTCTAAGGTGCAGCCTTTGtcagaaaagagaagaagaacaccaAATGACTCGGAAGATGATGGgactcaaacaaacaaacgaaTGAGAGGACTTGAGGATATTGGAATGGGTACTGGATCGAAAGGGAAAGTACAGGTCGGTGCACTGCTCGAGGATACGCAggaaaatggttttaaaagtGATACAAACAACATCAATGATTCTGTGTCAAATGGGAGTCTTTCCAATGGCAGTAGCAGGGATTGCTCTCCgtcaatgaaaagaaaaaggtcgCCTGTCGTCATTGCGAATGACTACTCTAAAAGGAAAAACCGACGACGGACACTGACAAAAGTGTTAGAGAGTACAGCTACGGTGTCTATCCCTGGTACCTGTGACAAACTTGTCAATTCTGATTGTTTGTCTCTTCCAGGGGTTTCTGAAAGCGATAATAACTCGGACAGCAATGAGGTTTTCTCTGAGAATGTTTCTGAAAATATTGTTGAAGTGATCAATGACAAGGGGAAAGAGAGTGAAGTCTCGAACATATCAGTTTTGGCAAAGGATGACTCATCCAATGGATTATTTGATGTTCCACTAAATGGAGATGAAAAATACCCTTCAG GTATTTCGACGGTGCCTTTCACATCTTCTTCACCCAGGAAGGCTCTTGTTTCTGGACCGACGAGACGGTTTGGTCAGAGTAGCCATGATGATGTGGTGAAAAGCGAAGGAAGTAATGGATCTCCTAGTACAAGTCCAGCAGCTACACTTTTCAATGGGATTAAGAAGAGCACTTCTAAATGGCAGCTAAAAGGGAAAAGGAATTCAAGGCAGATGAGTAAAAAACAagtagaaagaagaaatgcGTACGCCGAAGAAGCCAACAACAATGCTTTACCTCATTGGTCTGTCTCTGATCAAAAGCCACGCAGTCTTTTCAGCGTTGGCACTCAAGCTATGGGAAGAAATTCTGAACTGTATGACGTGAAGATCGAGGTAAAAGCTAACTATAAACCCCGTAATGTTCCGCTGATTTCCCTTAGGAGTAAACTGAATGGTGAAGCTATTGTCGGGCATCCTTCAGTGGTTGAAGTGCTTGAAGATGGATCATGTGGCCACATTGTGAGTAGTCATAGAATTGATGATGCGAAGCCAAAACCAtcatcaaaaaagaaatccaagaaaaagaaaccacaTTTTCCTCCACAGGCATCAAAGTCGAAGAAATCTTCATCTCTAGCAATAAAGACAAGGTGTCTCTCCGCTCTAAGTGGCCAGAAGCTGACACTAAGTAGCAAGAAAAAGGTAATGATAGAGTCGACGAAAGAACGAATTGTAGCTTGCATCCCTCTGAAAGTAGTCTTCAGTAGGATAAACGAAGCAGTGAAGGGCTCAGCGAGACAAGTGCACAGATCATTACCATCTGCAG ATTGA
- a CDS encoding Tudor/PWWP/MBT superfamily protein — translation MGSSDERNCKAIDASVGGLVWVRRRNGAWWPGRIMAHHEVPDGTIVSPKSGTPIKLLGRDDASVDWYNLEKSKRVKAFRCGEYDACIATAKATASTTGKKAVKYARREDAIAHALEIENAHLAKDHPPCIEKASTSGEVSRKGIEDSGDVAETEVALQSTMSLKKTKNGKASKVQPLSEKRRRTPNDSEDDGTQTNKRMRGLEDIGMGTGSKGKVQVGALLEDTQENGFKSDTNNINDSVSNGSLSNGSSRDCSPSMKRKRSPVVIANDYSKRKNRRRTLTKVLESTATVSIPGTCDKLVNSDCLSLPGVSESDNNSDSNEVFSENVSENIVEVINDKGKESEVSNISVLAKDDSSNGLFDVPLNGDEKYPSGISTVPFTSSSPRKALVSGPTRRFGQSSHDDVVKSEGSNGSPSTSPAATLFNGIKKSTSKWQLKGKRNSRQMSKKQVERRNAYAEEANNNALPHWSVSDQKPRSLFSVGTQAMGRNSELYDVKIEWLKCLKMDHVATL, via the exons ATGGGTAGTAGTGATGAGCGAAACTGTAAGGCGATTGATGCGTCGGTAGGAGGTTTGGTTTGGGTCCGACGTCGTAACGGGGCTTGGTGGCCGGGTCGGATTATGGCTCATCACGAGGTTCCTGACGGTACTATTGTTTCTCCTAAATCTGGTACTCCTATTAAGCTTCTAGGTCGTGACGATGCTAGCGT GGATTGGTATAATCTTGAAAAGTCCAAGAGAGTGAAGGCGTTTCGTTGTGGGGAGTATGATGCTTGTATTGCGACGGCAAAGGCTACTGCATCGACTACTGGTAAGAAGGCTGTCAAGTATGCCCGTAGAGAAGATGCTATTGCTCATGCTCTTGAGATTGAGAATGCACACCTTGCCAAAGATCACCCTCCGTGTATTGAGAAGGCTAGTACATCTGGTGAAGTTTCCAGAAAGGGTATTGAGGACTCGGGTGATGTGGCAGAGACTGAAGTTGCATTGCAATCTACTATGTCTTTGAAAAAAACCAAGAACGGCAAAGCTTCTAAGGTGCAGCCTTTGtcagaaaagagaagaagaacaccaAATGACTCGGAAGATGATGGgactcaaacaaacaaacgaaTGAGAGGACTTGAGGATATTGGAATGGGTACTGGATCGAAAGGGAAAGTACAGGTCGGTGCACTGCTCGAGGATACGCAggaaaatggttttaaaagtGATACAAACAACATCAATGATTCTGTGTCAAATGGGAGTCTTTCCAATGGCAGTAGCAGGGATTGCTCTCCgtcaatgaaaagaaaaaggtcgCCTGTCGTCATTGCGAATGACTACTCTAAAAGGAAAAACCGACGACGGACACTGACAAAAGTGTTAGAGAGTACAGCTACGGTGTCTATCCCTGGTACCTGTGACAAACTTGTCAATTCTGATTGTTTGTCTCTTCCAGGGGTTTCTGAAAGCGATAATAACTCGGACAGCAATGAGGTTTTCTCTGAGAATGTTTCTGAAAATATTGTTGAAGTGATCAATGACAAGGGGAAAGAGAGTGAAGTCTCGAACATATCAGTTTTGGCAAAGGATGACTCATCCAATGGATTATTTGATGTTCCACTAAATGGAGATGAAAAATACCCTTCAG GTATTTCGACGGTGCCTTTCACATCTTCTTCACCCAGGAAGGCTCTTGTTTCTGGACCGACGAGACGGTTTGGTCAGAGTAGCCATGATGATGTGGTGAAAAGCGAAGGAAGTAATGGATCTCCTAGTACAAGTCCAGCAGCTACACTTTTCAATGGGATTAAGAAGAGCACTTCTAAATGGCAGCTAAAAGGGAAAAGGAATTCAAGGCAGATGAGTAAAAAACAagtagaaagaagaaatgcGTACGCCGAAGAAGCCAACAACAATGCTTTACCTCATTGGTCTGTCTCTGATCAAAAGCCACGCAGTCTTTTCAGCGTTGGCACTCAAGCTATGGGAAGAAATTCTGAACTGTATGACGTGAAGATCGAG TGGTTGAAGTGCTTGAAGATGGATCATGTGGCCACATTGTGA
- a CDS encoding RNA methyltransferase family protein (RNA methyltransferase family protein; FUNCTIONS IN: RNA binding, RNA methyltransferase activity; INVOLVED IN: RNA processing; EXPRESSED IN: 12 plant structures; EXPRESSED DURING: 9 growth stages; CONTAINS InterPro DOMAIN/s: Nucleic acid-binding, OB-fold-like (InterPro:IPR016027), 23S rRNA methyltransferase/RumA (InterPro:IPR001566), (Uracil-5)-methyltransferase (InterPro:IPR010280), Deoxyribonuclease/rho motif-related TRAM (InterPro:IPR002792); BEST Arabidopsis thaliana protein match is: zinc finger (CCCH-type) family protein (TAIR:AT2G28450.2); Has 10349 Blast hits to 9632 proteins in 2576 species: Archae - 226; Bacteria - 8529; Metazoa - 196; Fungi - 218; Plants - 136; Viruses - 7; Other Eukaryotes - 1037 (source: NCBI BLink).) → MLAATPAHGLRYVVVPTRSWLHRFRCCSSSLAPLSPSEFSGGNKAQKKLNDENNTNVSNEKTAPYYPKRGETVELVCESLGFKGKGICKVDGTGYVVMCDRALPGERFLGRVTRRKGSYAEVTKMKTISPHKDLVEAPCEYASYCGGCKTQNLSYEAQLRAKEEQVHELIRHVGRFSDNNPGLEIVLKPIVACDIQFHYRNKMEFSFGPQRWLPIEMLNERQDGPKNFALGLHAPGFFDKVLNVDKCLLQSEPGNLVLAAVQDCWRDPELSLSPYDCRSHVGFLKHLMLRTGRNVETGSLELMVNFVTSSYKPELLKPLVDRISSIPQVVSIMNNVNSSVGNTSVGEKEYTLYGKDTITEVLRGLTFQISANSFFQTNTHQAEVLYKLIEESAGLKGDGSEVVLDLFCGTGTIGLTLARRAKHVYGYEVVPQAITDAHKNAQINGIENATFIQGDLNKIGEDFGNNFPKPDIVISDPNRPGMHMKLIKFLLKLKSPRIIYVSCNPATCARDLDYLCHGVEEKNLKGCYKLMSVQPVDMFPHTPHIECVCLLELA, encoded by the exons ATGTTGGCCGCGACGCCTGCTCATGGACTCAGGTACGTGGTGGTGCCCACACGCTCATGGCTTCATAGGTTTCGATGCTGCTCGTCTTCTCTCGCTCCTCTCTCCCCTTCTGAATTCTCGGGCGGTAATAAAGCCCAGAAGAAGCTCAACGACGAGAACAACACCAACGTAAGCAATGAGAAAACGGCGCCGTATTATCCGAAACGAGGAGAAACAGTGGAGCTTGTGTGCGAGAGTTTAGGATTCAAAGGCAAAGGAATCTGTAAAGTTGATGGAACTGGCTACGTCGTTATGTGTGACCGAGCTCTTCCCGGCGAACGTTTTCTTGGCCGTGTCACTCGCCGCAAAGGCAGCTATGCTGAA GTGACAAAAATGAAGACAATATCTCCACATAAGGACTTAGTAGAAGCTCCATGTGAGTATGCATCTTACTGTGGTGGTTGCAAAACTCAGAATCTCTCTTATGAAGCTCAGCTTAGAGCTAAAGAAGAGCAAGTTCATGAGCTTATCAGACATGTTGGAAGGTTTTCTGATAACAATCCTGGCCTTGAGATTGTCTTGAAGCCTATTGTTGCTTGCGATATTCAATTCCATTATCGGAATAag ATGGAGTTTTCATTTGGTCCACAAAGATGGCTTCCGATTGAAATGTTAAACGAGAGACAAGATGGTCCTAAGAACTTTGCATTGGGGCTCCATGCACCTGGATTTTTTGATAAGGTTTTAAATGTTGATAAGTGCTTATTACAGAGCGAGCCAGGAAACTTG gTTCTTGCTGCTGTCCAAGATTGCTGGAGAGATCCTGAATTAAGTCTTTCACCATATGATTGTCGTTCACATGTTGGGTTTCTTAAACATTTGATGCTGAGAACTGGAAG GAATGTGGAGACTGGTTCACTAGAACTTATGGTCAATTTTGTGACATCGTCTTATAAGCCAGAGCTGTTGAAACCCCTGGTTGATAGGATTTCATCAATTCCTCAAGTG GTAAGCATTATGAATAATGTAAATTCTTCGGTAGGAAACACATCCGTTGGCGAAAAGGAATATACTCTTTATGGGAAGGATACAATCACAGAGGTCTTAAGAGGGCTTACATTTCAAATTTCAGCCAACTCTTTCTTTCAGACTAACACTCATCAG GCTGAAGTTTTATATAAGCTTATTGAGGAATCTGCTGGACTTAAAGGAGATGGCTCAGAAGTCGTGCTCGATCTTTTCTGTGGAACTGGTACCATAGGCCTTACACTTGCCAGAAG GGCGAAACACGTGTATGGTTATGAAGTAGTACCACAAGCAATAACAGATGCACACAAGAATGCCCAAATAAACGGCATAGAGAATGCAACATTCATCCAAGGGGATCTAAACAAAATAGGAGAAGATTTTGGGAACAATTTCCCTAAGCCTGATATCGTTATTTCTG ATCCCAATCGACCTGGTATGCACATGAAGTTGATCAAGTTTCTGCTAAAGCTTAAATCTCCACGGATCATTTATGTTTCCTGTAATCCTGCAACCTGCGCCAGGGATCTCGATTACCTCTGTCACGGCGTG GAGGAGAAGAATCTAAAAGGTTGCTACAAACTGATGAGTGTTCAGCCAGTGGATATGTTCCCTCACACTCCTCACATCGAATGTGTCTGCTTGTTAGAGCTTGCTTGA
- a CDS encoding Tudor/PWWP/MBT superfamily protein (Tudor/PWWP/MBT superfamily protein; CONTAINS InterPro DOMAIN/s: PWWP (InterPro:IPR000313); BEST Arabidopsis thaliana protein match is: Tudor/PWWP/MBT superfamily protein (TAIR:AT1G51745.1); Has 561 Blast hits to 428 proteins in 108 species: Archae - 2; Bacteria - 226; Metazoa - 60; Fungi - 64; Plants - 94; Viruses - 0; Other Eukaryotes - 115 (source: NCBI BLink).), whose product MGSSDERNCKAIDASVGGLVWVRRRNGAWWPGRIMAHHEVPDGTIVSPKSGTPIKLLGRDDASVDWYNLEKSKRVKAFRCGEYDACIATAKATASTTGKKAVKYARREDAIAHALEIENAHLAKDHPPCIEKASTSGEVSRKGIEDSGDVAETEVALQSTMSLKKTKNGKASKVQPLSEKRRRTPNDSEDDGTQTNKRMRGLEDIGMGTGSKGKVQVGALLEDTQENGFKSDTNNINDSVSNGSLSNGSSRDCSPSMKRKRSPVVIANDYSKRKNRRRTLTKVLESTATVSIPGTCDKLVNSDCLSLPGVSESDNNSDSNEVFSENVSENIVEVINDKGKESEVSNISVLAKDDSSNGLFDVPLNGDEKYPSGISTVPFTSSSPRKALVSGPTRRFGQSSHDDVVKSEGSNGSPSTSPAATLFNGIKKSTSKWQLKGKRNSRQMSKKQVERRNAYAEEANNNALPHWSVSDQKPRSLFSVGTQAMGRNSELYDVKIEVKANYKPRNVPLISLRSKLNGEAIVGHPSVVEVLEDGSCGHIVSSHRIDDAKPKPSSKKKSKKKKPHFPPQASKSKKSSSLAIKTRCLSALSGQKLTLSSKKKVMIESTKERIVACIPLKVVFSRINEAVKGSARQVHRSLPSAGNTG is encoded by the exons ATGGGTAGTAGTGATGAGCGAAACTGTAAGGCGATTGATGCGTCGGTAGGAGGTTTGGTTTGGGTCCGACGTCGTAACGGGGCTTGGTGGCCGGGTCGGATTATGGCTCATCACGAGGTTCCTGACGGTACTATTGTTTCTCCTAAATCTGGTACTCCTATTAAGCTTCTAGGTCGTGACGATGCTAGCGT GGATTGGTATAATCTTGAAAAGTCCAAGAGAGTGAAGGCGTTTCGTTGTGGGGAGTATGATGCTTGTATTGCGACGGCAAAGGCTACTGCATCGACTACTGGTAAGAAGGCTGTCAAGTATGCCCGTAGAGAAGATGCTATTGCTCATGCTCTTGAGATTGAGAATGCACACCTTGCCAAAGATCACCCTCCGTGTATTGAGAAGGCTAGTACATCTGGTGAAGTTTCCAGAAAGGGTATTGAGGACTCGGGTGATGTGGCAGAGACTGAAGTTGCATTGCAATCTACTATGTCTTTGAAAAAAACCAAGAACGGCAAAGCTTCTAAGGTGCAGCCTTTGtcagaaaagagaagaagaacaccaAATGACTCGGAAGATGATGGgactcaaacaaacaaacgaaTGAGAGGACTTGAGGATATTGGAATGGGTACTGGATCGAAAGGGAAAGTACAGGTCGGTGCACTGCTCGAGGATACGCAggaaaatggttttaaaagtGATACAAACAACATCAATGATTCTGTGTCAAATGGGAGTCTTTCCAATGGCAGTAGCAGGGATTGCTCTCCgtcaatgaaaagaaaaaggtcgCCTGTCGTCATTGCGAATGACTACTCTAAAAGGAAAAACCGACGACGGACACTGACAAAAGTGTTAGAGAGTACAGCTACGGTGTCTATCCCTGGTACCTGTGACAAACTTGTCAATTCTGATTGTTTGTCTCTTCCAGGGGTTTCTGAAAGCGATAATAACTCGGACAGCAATGAGGTTTTCTCTGAGAATGTTTCTGAAAATATTGTTGAAGTGATCAATGACAAGGGGAAAGAGAGTGAAGTCTCGAACATATCAGTTTTGGCAAAGGATGACTCATCCAATGGATTATTTGATGTTCCACTAAATGGAGATGAAAAATACCCTTCAG GTATTTCGACGGTGCCTTTCACATCTTCTTCACCCAGGAAGGCTCTTGTTTCTGGACCGACGAGACGGTTTGGTCAGAGTAGCCATGATGATGTGGTGAAAAGCGAAGGAAGTAATGGATCTCCTAGTACAAGTCCAGCAGCTACACTTTTCAATGGGATTAAGAAGAGCACTTCTAAATGGCAGCTAAAAGGGAAAAGGAATTCAAGGCAGATGAGTAAAAAACAagtagaaagaagaaatgcGTACGCCGAAGAAGCCAACAACAATGCTTTACCTCATTGGTCTGTCTCTGATCAAAAGCCACGCAGTCTTTTCAGCGTTGGCACTCAAGCTATGGGAAGAAATTCTGAACTGTATGACGTGAAGATCGAGGTAAAAGCTAACTATAAACCCCGTAATGTTCCGCTGATTTCCCTTAGGAGTAAACTGAATGGTGAAGCTATTGTCGGGCATCCTTCAGTGGTTGAAGTGCTTGAAGATGGATCATGTGGCCACATTGTGAGTAGTCATAGAATTGATGATGCGAAGCCAAAACCAtcatcaaaaaagaaatccaagaaaaagaaaccacaTTTTCCTCCACAGGCATCAAAGTCGAAGAAATCTTCATCTCTAGCAATAAAGACAAGGTGTCTCTCCGCTCTAAGTGGCCAGAAGCTGACACTAAGTAGCAAGAAAAAGGTAATGATAGAGTCGACGAAAGAACGAATTGTAGCTTGCATCCCTCTGAAAGTAGTCTTCAGTAGGATAAACGAAGCAGTGAAGGGCTCAGCGAGACAAGTGCACAGATCATTACCATCTGCAGGTAATACAGGATGA
- a CDS encoding dentin sialophosphoprotein-like protein yields MKMRSVEAEQRTKSRKAIVLDPGNPSVTKQLAHAEGSPWRMSNKQKKEPPPKKRKVDPPPVPVGGPKPSFRPGASTPTMKNRLSASPGPSPSNQYNTPPYGIGNMAKTHAANENVTPVQTKGRVNMIEKEPSAWKNNVLRDTSGREAINVNKEIDLQSLLVDILKEAPMSLKALEKAVGDKVPNPAKKIEPILKRIANFQAPRYFLKPEAELESYKKHSPDSGSSPEHQQLLPVTECSRDQLPVPGRNNTEKFSLCEQNGEGSLDCLPVHLVEQLSTQENVDIEHHSPGIFHEEKRSENREAQARSSSDSDSDSDNSDSGSDSKSAAGSDSGSSSDSEASSNSKDGSDEDVDIMSDGDREPLLTTQSLEQDAIDLPGHGSSAVEIEGHNSDAVDIDGHDSDAVDIDGHGSDTVDVEGNSSDEGHGSDADRKKNSDNNWKMETTTGTSPTANGEVGISGQEHFTSGHDNLRERQNFIGQLFDDTENTTKNNFKNDKRDISERLGKDQNQKALDFEHYSQKSAHEKNRKSQSCNQLSAVSKDSQHSELKYDAELRNASASQTIDPLRGLLKSSIEKSNRHGKSNKHSDALGNVRKSDKGDHFPLEMLSSRSGKAFRDNQRDDVHLKNKFPRNKKDGESAIRPSLPTETSDRKPDELDGSDKDPKNVSGLSIGSSPLDSQRTYLAKLPKGNGPVLQKQVSELELGELPEPLGEDTALKPIEEKTSFRQSNLKPSTSEKLGIDSDKRRSKKSDSKKAAPPHTVNGSNEHVVEDSERSQKWALQSHGQNLTGTDTEISSQNKNLEDAAYKSRQKDSRARVGNSVEGYGETNKKTPVVKHGSKRASTSRSSRESKRHSSVSNSINGHKDATSIPGGSVVREKQMTSFGEEDSSYLKYEKASPELKGPISDHLQYKAYMQEYNDKYDSYHSINKILESHRNDFQKLGQDLGFAKGRDVERYNKIVEQIKESYCKYGERHKRLKKVFVVLHEELKHLKQRMRDYASSHGKD; encoded by the exons ATGAAGATGCGCTCAGTTGAAGCTGAACAGAGAACCAAATCACGCAA GGCCATTGTTTTAGATCCTGGGAATCCATCAGTAACGAAGCAGTTAGCTCATGCTGAAG GAAGTCCATGGAGAATGTCAAATAAACAGAAGAAGGAACCTCCACCTAAGAAGCGGAAAGTTGATCCACCACCag TTCCAGTCGGAGGTCCAAAGCCTTCTTTCAGACCAGGGGCTTCTACCCCTACTATGAAAAATAGGCTATCAGCTTCACCCGGACCGTCTCCTAGTAATCAATACAATACCCCTCCATATGGGATTGGGAATATGGCTAAAACTCATGCAGCTAACGAGAATGTCACACCAGTCCAGACAAAGGGCAGAGTGAACATGATCGAAAAAGAACCATCAGCCTGGAAAAATAATGTATTAAGGGACACATCTGGGCGCGAAGCAATTAATGTTAATAAAGAAATTGACTTGCAGTCACTGCTCGTTGATATCCTAAAAGAGGCTCCAATGAGCTTGAAG GCTTTAGAGAAAGCTGTTGGAGATAAAGTTCCTAATCCCGCAAAGAAGATTGAACCAATTTTGAAAAGG ATCGCAAATTTCCAAGCTCCAAGGTATTTCTTAAAACCAGAAGCAGAGTTGGAAAGCTATAAAAAACATTCACCTGATAGCGGAAG ttcACCTGAACACCAACAATTGCTGCCAGTCACTGAGTGCAGTCGCGATCAGTTACCTGTTCCAGGAAGAAATAACACAGAGAAATTTTCTTTGTGCGAGCAGAACGGAGAAGGTTCACTAGACTGTTTACCTGTGCATCTAGTAGAGCAACTGAGTACGCAGGAAAATGTTGACATTGAGCATCATTCACCTGGTATTTTTCATGAGGAAAAACGATCTGAGAATAGAGAAGCCCAGGCTCGTAGCTCTAGTGATAGTGACAGTGATAGTGATAACAGTGACAGTGGGAGTGACAGTAAAAGTGCAGCTGGAAGTGACAGTGGGAGCAGCAGTGATAGTGAGGCTTCTTCTAACAGTAAGGACGGTTCTGATGAGGACGTGGATATCATGAGTGATGGTGACAGAGAGCCTCTACTGACAACACAGTCCCTTGAACAGGATGCAATTGATCTCCCAGGTCATGGTTCTAGTGCAGTTGAAATCGAGGGTCATAATTCTGATGCTGTTGACATTGACGGTCATGATTCTGATGCAGTTGATATTGATGGTCATGGGTCTGATACAGTTGATGTCGAGGGGAACAGTTCAGATGAGGGTCATGGTTCTGACgctgacagaaaaaaaaattctgataATAACTGgaaaatggaaacaacaacTGGTACCAGTCCCACTGCAAATGGAGAAGTTGGCATTTCAGGGCAGGAACATTTTACTTCTGGTCACGACAACCTACGAGAACGCCAAAATTTTATTGGACAGTTGTTTGATGACACAGAGAATACAACAAAGAATAACTTTAAAAATGACAAACGTGACATCTCCGAGAGGCTGGGGAAAGACCAGAACCAAAAAGCCCTTGATTTTGAGCACTACAGTCAGAAATCAGCACatgagaaaaatagaaaatcccAGAGCTGCAATCAGTTATCTGCCGTAAGTAAAGATTCACAGCATTCAGAGCTCAAGTATGATGCCGAACTTCGCAACGCTTCTGCCAGTCAAACGATCGATCCACTTAGAGGACTTCTGAAGTCATCTATTGAAAAGTCGAATAGACATggtaaatcaaacaaacattctGATGCCTTAGGAAATGTTCGTAAATCTGACAAAGGGGACCATTTTCCACTTGAAATGCTTTCTAGTCGCTCAGGAAAGGCCTTCAGGGACAATCAGAGAGATGATgttcatttgaaaaataagTTTCCAAGGAATAAAAAAGATGGTGAGTCAGCCATTCGACCTTCATTACCTACCGAGACATCCGATAGAAAGCCCGATGAACTGGATGGAAGTGACAAGGATCCCAAGAATGTTTCAGGCTTGAGCATAGGTTCTTCTCCCTTAGATAGCCAGAGAACATATTTGGCGAAATTACCTAAGGGAAATGGACCTGTCCTCCAAAAACAAGTTTCGGAATTGGAGTTGGGTGAACTCCCTGAGCCATTGGGTGAAGATACAGCATTGAAGCCGATCGAAGAGAAAACTTCGTTTAGGCAGTCAAATTTAAAACCAAGCACTTCAGAGAAATTGGGTATTGACTCGGATAAACGAAGGTCTAAAAAATCTGACTCAAAAAAGGCAGCTCCTCCACATACAGTAAATGGTAGCAACGAACACGTTGTTGAAGATTCAGAAAGATCCCAAAAGTGGGCTTTGCAGTCACATGGGCAGAACCTTACAGGTACAGATACTGAAATCAGCTCAcagaataaaaatttagaagatGCAGCTTATAAATCTAGACAAAAAGATAGTAGAGCAAGAGTAGGGAACAGTGTGGAAGGTTatggagaaacaaacaaaaaaacgccTGTTGTAAAGCATGGCTCCAAACGAGCATCCACATCCCGCTCTTCAAGGGAGAGCAAAAGACATTCGTCTGTCTCAAATTCAATCAATGGACACAAAGATGCAACTTCAATACCAGGTGGCAGTGTTGTCCGGGAGAAACAAATGACATCTTTCGGTGAAGAAGACTCTTCTTATTTGAAATAcgagaaagcttctcctgaGCTTAAGGGACCTATTAGTGATCATTTGCA GTATAAAGCCTATATGCAGGAGTATAATGATAAATATGATAGCTACCACTCCATTAACAAGATATTAGAGAGCCACAG AAATGACTTTCAAAAGTTGGGGCAAGACCTTGGGTTTGCAAAAGGAAGGGATGTGGAgagatataacaaaattgtGGAGCAGATAAAGGAATCTTATTGCAAATATGGGGAG AGACACAAACGTTTGAAGAAAGTATTTGTTGTTCTCCACGAAGAATTGAAG CACCTGAAACAAAGAATGAGAGACTACGCATCATCTCATGGAAAAGATTGA